A window of Bombina bombina isolate aBomBom1 chromosome 5, aBomBom1.pri, whole genome shotgun sequence genomic DNA:
tgtgctctagttccgctataatgaaaacctgggctgttgggggtacttaaggatGGCGGTTAATAAACACTGGTATAAACTATATGGTTTTGCAATTATCAGTTTAAGcaaattagggacaaatatgttgCAGGTTTAGCATTGAGGAGGCAGCCAGGTGCATTTCAGGTTtttagaattagaaattgctcaattgtcAGAATTAAATAACATGAAAATggggcagattaaagggacactgaacccaattttttcttttgtaattcagaaagagcatgcaattttaagcaactttctaatttactcctatcttcaaaatttcttcgttctcttgctatcattatttgaaaaagaaggcatctaagcttttttttggtttcagtactctggacagcacttttttattggtggatgaatttatccaccaatcagcaaggacaacccaggttgttcgccaaaaatgggccggcatctaaacttacattcttgcatttcaaataaagataccaagagaatgaagaatatttgataataggagaaaattagaaagttgcttaaaatttcatgctctatctgaatctgaatcacgaaagaaaattttggttacagtgtccctttaaataatcaaagtagcttgcaaagttgtttcattatgcataactaaacattgtatataaaaatcatagggtgtttactgtccctttaaggaccatgtgcacctgtcatttcaaaataaacagctttattgtaaccttttttttatacacaaaatattttttaacatattgcaTGTGGAAGTAGTTCTCCTTCATAAGCATGATATACATTTGTAGAGTTTTCTGTTTCTTTATAGCTGAGTTGTTTACAGTGTTGAAAAAGTTTGTAGTCAGTATTTGTAAtacattgcaaatatatttcacgtCTTTTGTTTATCTCAAAGCCATCCACGCAGATAGGGTTGccaccacctcagccatgttttccttgacacgtatgagttacacatgctgcagggtgtacagagaggaacatgtattgtgctgttcatcagcactattcatgtcatgtccagagacacaatacatgttccgccctgcttaatTTGTAAcatgcataactcataagtgtccaggaaaacagggCCAAGGTACCAACCCTACACCCTACACATAGATGTACTAAAAGTGTTGATGTTAagacttgtatttttttattttaaatatatatactgtatgtatactgtaccatgaagtatatatattttaatgttctaCTTTAAAACATGTCAACAAAAATAATTCACATAACCACTGATATCTCTGTGTTATCTCTTTCTTCATTAGTCCATCTCCTACTCTAGAAGATGTGTACTCTTGGGGACAATCATTTGACAAGCTCATGACAACTCCCTGTGGAAGGAATGCTTTCCGGGAATTCCTCCGAACAGAATTTAGCGAAGAGAACATGCTATTCTGGATGGCGTGTGAAGATCTTAAGACGGAAGCAAATAAAAATGTGATAGAAGAAAAAGCAAGGCTAATATATGAAGATTACATTTCTATTTTATCTCCCAAGGAGGTTTGTACTATACACACATTTTTAATAGAGTTAAGTTTGTTTATATAACATGCAAAAATATGCAGCAGAATTCACCACGGACTGTGCACATCATTTTTAAGACTTGAAATATAATACTTGACTGGAAAAATAGAAaataacacatacagtacatatatatatatatatatatatatatatatatatatatatatatatatactgtatatatatatatatactgtatatatattattttttgtttgtttgttttttgccagcCAGCATAaagtacaaattaattgcataatttaacataaatgtatttaattataatttgtgcaataaaattgaacattttttaatattagctcattttagcttaatattggctaaaattttagctggcTGGTCACCATAATAAAAAAGATCCGTATTAGAAcactgtatatgtatgcgtgtatatatatatatatatatatacatagtactatttttttaattattttggtatatAAGGGCCAACAgaataattacttaaagggacactgaacccaaattttttctttcgtgattcagatagagcatgcaattttaagcaacattctaatttactcctattatcattatttcttcattctcttgctatctttatttgaaaactaaggcatctaagctttttttgggttcagaactctggatagcgcttttttattggtggatgaatgtatccaccaatcagcaaggacaacccaggttgttcatcaaaaatgatgcggcatctaaacttacattcttgcatttcaaataaagatatcaagagaatgaagaacatttgataataggagtaaattagaaagctgcttaaaattgcatgttctatccgaatcacaaaagaaaaaatttgggttcagtgtccctttaaatgggtagtgccattatttttcatttattcttgtaaaatgaacaaataaaatacataaaggATTGTAGTATTTCCTTTAATTAGCATGTTTAATAAGCTTGTTTCCCATTAGTCACATATTCCACTTAACGAAAAAgttaaagcaagaaaaaaaaaaaaatgggagtaTACTTAATAAATCTTTCTAtgacataaaaaggaaaattcggTTGATTAGAGGCAAGTTTGATGGTAACAGGTTCACAAGAAATGTTTTGTAAGCGCCTCTTCACAGAAAGGGGATGATTCATGGAATAGTCCTACACGCAGATGGTAGGCAATAATGCCTGAAGTAAGTGTAAGGCTATTATAAAACTAGCTATGCGTACACTTCAGAAGGAATTATGGGTAGGAACTTTGGCctcttggttcttatctaccagtAAAATGATTCTTTCTGTGTGACAAATGCGTTTGCAATATATAAATCGACCATATCAAGTAATTTTCCTTTACCTAACTTACTCTTTCTTTCAAAACTGATTAGCTTAGTGTggcataaaagctttttctatttAACTAACTCCCTTGTTTTACTTTATTTAATCTTGAATATTATACTTTTTGTAGTAGTATTTTTTTCATACTTACTGGTCTATACCTTTAGGGGTGAGTTCTGGTTTTCTTTTTTTAGAAAATGAAATCACATCATCTTTATTTCAGCCCTGGGAAACCATTCTGATGAGGGTCAGatatagaaaaataaaagtatTGTTTTGACTATAACAAAGCTGAGTTTCTGTAGAACTCTTGGATGGATCCCATCTGGACCTGGAGTCTTGTTTCTGCATTATGATCCATTGCCTATACTATTGATTCCTGCATTTTATGTACAGAATATGTATTTGTTCATCTCCTACTCAACTATTGATCAACCTTACTATCTcatatttaaaagtttaatatttTGCATACtagttttttgtttgtatttttcccATTTAAACTATGTAAACTTTAAGTTTTTTGGACCAAGTATACTGAGTAATGAAGATGTAGAGTTATACTATATGTCATCTTCAGCCAGTTTTTAGATTGTATTTACcaaatagcacttaaagggacactgaacccaatttttttcttttgggattcagatagagcatgcaattttaagcaactttctaatttactcctattatcattttttcttcgttctgttgctatctttatttgaaaaagaaggcatctaagctttttttttttcaggactctggacagcactttttattggtggatgaatttatccaccaatctgcaaggacaacccaggttgttcgccaaatatgggccggcatctaaacttacattcttgcatatcaaataaagataccaagagaatgaagaaatattgataataggagtaaattataaagttgcttaaaatgtcatgctctatctgaatcacaaaagaaaaaaattgggttcagtgtccctttaaatgccatatTTCCCTACTTCCATTTGACTCAAAACATCTGGAAAGGctagtatatacatatctatcacatttcctcacatcaaACTCCCTCCTTCATCTATTGCAATCTGGATCTTGCCCCAACACTGCACAAGTACTGCAATCATTAATGAGCTACTTACATTAAAATCTAAATGTAATTTCTCTATTTGTCATCCTTCtaaatctgtctgcagcctttgatactgttaaccAGCCTCTGTTGCTGCATAccatccaatcctttggcatttgaggcacagccctctcatggttcttctcctacctgtctaaccataccttttagTTTATAAAGTCTAACAGGTTTCAGTATTATTTGTATGCTGAGGACAactaaatctacatctctgcaccagtcCTATAcccttccttgctaacttgtgtTACTGACTATCTTTctcatatttcatcctggatgtcctctcaccttcagctaaatctctctaaaactaagctccttatctcctctccttcttccaaaatcttgaCCCCCTCCATTACCCCAACCCCTAAAGCCTGATGCCATGGGGTCACACAGCATTTGGTCAATTCTTGaagtttccatcttaaaaacatctccaaagttgactattgcaactccatcctctctggtctccctatctGCCATCTATCTCCTTTGCAATTCATAattaatgcatctgccagactgaTCTTCTTTGCATGGCGCTCCTCATCTGCTACACCTCTTTGCCATTtgtttcactggcttcctctagcttccaaaataaaacacaaaatcctgaccttAACATTCAAGGCCCTCTATAACACTGATCTCCCCTATATatctgaccttgtctccagatactctcccgcaTGTCCCTTTTGCTGTGATTATGACCTCCTCTCATGTTATTGACTCACATTTCCATCTATAGAACTTCTCCAAATTGGCCCAATATTGAGGGTCTCCCTGCCTCATACCACAAGACTGTCCTCAAAGTTTTAAACACCCTTTAAAGACTCAGTGATGCATACATTATGTGCTAACTTTTTCCTACCTACAAGCCCAGTTGTCCTGTAGATCACCTGTTCATGAAAGGAGAACTAGAACATTTGACAACTCTACCCATTTGCTTCTTACAAATGATACCTTTGCATATTAtagctatgtttatagtgctgcagaatctgtttctttacaaataaatgataatgataaacATCCAGATTGACTATTACATGAGTTTATACAAACAAGGGATGAAATGCCCTTACATTATTTAGATGACAGGAAACAATACCAAGGAAAAAACATGTTTATGGCTAATAATTTCAATTTtaagtacatttattttatttttcaatgttaGAAAATGTTGTTTGCAGATTATTTAAAAGTCTGGAAACTGATTTTCTGCaaataatgttttttaattattagccaatCATTTGATGATAATATTATTGAATTAGATTCACTGTTAAGTACAAAACCTTTTACATTTTAAAGAATATATGAGCCAGATATTTAAATTGTGAAGAtataacaagaacaaaaaaaacacatctgtaggaataaacaaaagaaagacatttaggAGGAACTCCAAGTGAGATATCCCAAGGGGCCATTCTGAAGACCTGGTGTGCAGGATAATGACTATTCGTGCAGCAGTTTGACCTTTTTATGTTCTTGAACAATGGAGCATTACATCATTATTGCCTTTTTCAGAATAtagagaaagttaaaaaaaaaaaaaaactgtcaatcatcttagttgtttatatttaatatctgtTTCTCCTTTAGCTAAATACAGAAAGCTGTTCTTGTTATAGCACAGCAGGTACAAATCCTGTGCTGGTCACAGCAGGGGGTATCAGTTAGTGGGGTACATTAAACTTTTATGTATGACCATGGTATAAAGGTTGCAAGGATATTGCAATGGTGATTAAATGTCTGTTTTTAAATTGCAGGTAAGCCTGGACTCCAGAGTGAGAGAAGTTATCAATAGGAATATGCTTGAGCCAACACAACACACTTTTGATGATGCTCAACTGCAAATCTACACCTTAATGCACAGAGACTCCTATCCACGATTTATGAACTCTGTAATTTACAAGAACCTTCTTCAGTCTTTATCGGAACAAACCACTGACGAGTCCtagttttgtttcattttttgttttcctatatttttgttatttttatttatttggaaaGAAAATCATGGGTACTGTCCTTGGCAGGGAGTTTAGAGCTACCGAGACCTTCAACAGAAAGTTGTTCTCAGGCATATTTTAATATGGACTATTGACATTTTTTCTGCAGAGGGCTCTTTGTTGCTGTGTCAGTTGCAGCTAGCAATCAAACGTTTTCAAACCGAGTAATAATTTGGAAAATATTTGTAAATGATATATCAACCACTGTAGATGTGTTTTTTTACAACAATATTTGTGTGTTCTTCAAGACCAACGTTACCCCAGTGGAGGTGCCTTAATATTCCATGGTGGTTTCCTATATCTTCTTAGGTTAACCCTTAACTTGTGTTTAGGAAAATATTAATGCACTAGAAACAACATGTTTATTAGGAATGGTACTTCCACTTGTCTTAGAGTAACTAATGTATATTGAACAAGAACTGTGCTACTTTGAAACAATGCTGATGAACCTAAAATGTATCAAAGCCAATGGTGTGAAAAAAACTGCctataaaatatttttgttgtcattaaaaacaagaaaaatatatatatatatatataattttaatatcaaAATTTGCTTAAATGAATTTTAAGTTATGATATTGTGAATGTTTATAAGGTTTAGTTAAAAAACAATAACCCTTTTTGAAAAGGAGAAATacgaaataaaaaaggagaaatatgTGGACATTTAAACTCTTTATCtaaaaaaagagaacaataaaGCACAATAGTTCTATTTCAATAGTTGGTTTTATTTCATGCTTTGTTACTTTGTAATTGCAAAATGTGGGTGGgatatgaaaaaataaaagaaaacttttgCTTTGGCTTTTTAAATGCCCCGTACTTTTCGAACCCATTCTTTTTCAAGAGAGTCTTGTAGCTATTTAGTGACCAACAGTGCACCGCGGGTCCAGAGCAGCacctctactgtgtatttaacccctttgtggtgttaaacacacagtagagcagggtcaaTAGCTGTAACATTATATGCTCTAACGGATTAAAGCATATCATCTTttgattattatggccctttaagtaataatatGTTCATCTCAGAACATTTATCAGTATTGTTTTACACCAGAAAAGGAGAATCTTTAACCACTTGACGCCGCaaaaggtaggatgttccatgccatcctaaaagcGATGGGCTTAAACacctttaggacggcatggaacaatTAAACGGCAGTTGATCCGACTGGGGGACATGTTTAGCAATGCAGGAAGTTCCCCTGGAGCCAATTAGCACCGTTTTTGAAGCACATGATCATGCATCATATGCACTCTCAGGCCTCAAAGTCTCCCATCATCAATGATGGCTCCAGTTCTGAGACTGCTCATGGCATTTgctacatcatttaaaaaaaaaaaaacagagattgcttaaaaatataaaaataaaaagtttaacgtaatagataaaaaaaaatagacataaagactcagggccagattataagtggagcattatttaacgctcctgcttgagtgttaactgtgctagaagtaagctttttgcgtgcatcaggttgcgctcatacgagttaaaagtaaactgttttgcttGTGCGATAACCTGCCGAGCACAAAAAATGAACTTATAATATTGCGCTCGCAATAATGTGTTCCCCCATAaacgtcaatggagcaaaaaaagtgtatttatacatatttatatatatttatatgtttatatatatacagtgggggaaaaagtatttagtcagccaccaattgtgcaagttctcccacttaagaagatgagagaggcctataattttcatcataggtatacctcaactatgagagacaaaatgtggaaacaaatccagacaatcacattgtctgatttggaaagaatttatttgcaaattatggtggaaaataagtatttggtcacctacaaacaagcaagatgtctggctctcacatacctgtatcttcttctttaagaggctcctctgtcctccagtcattacctgtattaatggcacctgtttgaaattgttatcagtataaaagacagctgtccacaacctcaaacagtcacactccaaactccactatggtgaagaccaaagagctgttgaaggacaccagaaacaaaattgtagccctgcaccaggctgggaagactgaatctgcaataggcaagcagcttggtgtgaagaaatcaactgtgggagcaataattagaaaatggaagacatacaagaccactgataatatccctcgatctggggctccacgcaagatctcaccccatggggtcaaaatgatcacaagaacggtgagcaaatatcccagaaccacatggggggacctagtgaatgacctgcagagagctggaccaacataacagaggctaccatcagtaacacactacgctgccagggactcagatcctgcagtgccagacgtgtccccctgcttaagccagtacatgtccgggcccatctgaagtatgctagagagcatttggatgatccagaagcggattgggagaatgtcatatggtcagatgaaaccaaagtagaactgtttggtagaaacacaacttgtcatgtttggaggagagagaacaccatacctactgtgaagcatgggggtggcaacatcatgctttggggctgtttctctgcaaagggaacaggacgactgatctgtgtacatgaaagaatgaatggggccatgtatcgtgagattttgagtgcaaacctccttccatcagcaagggcattgaagattaaatgtggctgggtctttcagcatgacaatgatcccaaacacaccgcccgggcaatgaaggagtggcttcgtaagaagcatttcaaggtcctggagtggcctagccagtctccagatctcaaccccatagaaaacctttggagggagttgaaagttcgtgttgcccagcgacagccccaaaacatcactgctctagaggagatctgcatgcaggaatgggccaacataccagcaacagtgtgtgacaaccttgtgaagacttacagaaaacttttgacctctgtcattgccaacaaaagatacttaacaaagtattgagatgaacttttgatattgaccaaatacttattttccaccataatttgcaaataaattctttccaaatcagacaatgtgattgtctggatttgtttccacattttgtctctcatagttgaggtatacctatgatgaaaattacaggcctctctcatcttcttaagtgggagaacttgcacaattggtggctgactaaatactttttttccccactgtatatataggtatatatatatatatacacacacgagtatatatagttatagctatatacacacacacacatatatatatatatatatatatatatatatatatatatatatatatatatataggaatatctatttataaacacttagaacatattctgctatgtgcagaacataggaatgtgaaataattacattaaacacaaagttaaaaccttaattaaaaatgaatattgcataaatatgctttttcgggttttcatctacttaactgcaaagggctaaaatgcacttatatatgtattatgtgtgtatatttgtatttatgcatttatatgtatatatgtctttaaatacatatatacatatataaatacatttatacatatgtacacacacacacacacatatatatatatatatatatatatatatatatatatatatatatatatatatacagacagtatatatatatataaaaatacatataaatccatctttagaaatgtatatgtatgtatctctatgttaaagccctttgcctgccattttttttttctaacacctgagatctcatatctttgagcccttataacttgtttgtgcaatattttctttaaataatttttataagatagtgttatcataagtgtaagtgtactttatacatttttttatgtgttttgtgacacttttttgtttagcaaaacagttaatcagagctctgaggacacggtaatcattctagcgtaaatcgtgaacATTCTAGCGTAAACAAGTGATCGCGTTAATTTTAACCTCTAAAATGAGCGGAATACCTGACgcgcacaaacacccacgataTACCCTTTATCGCTCGCATGTAACTGTTAATGCTCCATGTGTAATATGGCCCTAAAGCGGTCACTAGACTTTCAGTCTTGTATGTCGACTTACATCATCATTCATGATCAcacattatataacatttttattgacATCCCATTTTATTCTCTATTTGTCACCTTGTACAACAGACAATAATAAATATCAACAGTATTGCAAATTtatgttcaattaaaaaaaatctttaacaaaataaaatatatgacaTGGTCCTACTGATCAGGCATGCCCTTTGGGCAGGGCGAGATTGGCACCCACCCAGGGCCCAGTGCTTTAGGGGCACCACACTTTCTGGGGTGagagtatgagaaggtgcaatgtattgCCTGTATTTTTTttgtgaagaagtgtttatggtatcagaaggtgCAATATATGCCGTTATTCTTATATAGGTAacatttgggggccgatttatcaaagattcaactgataatacgatggaatccgcttgaatctcgCGTCATATTCAACGCAAATTGAATCTGCCGTAagtaacaaagcatcaacatcatcaaatgttgaaatgtgtgacgtaatgtatgctcccgcaatctcaatccgatgcagattgatgcttgcgtcattccaaatgtttcaaattcaactctatttgaccctcttcccaatttatcaaacattcaacaggtacacttgcgtcttttccgccgcagcgtacctatcgtttaaaccgccacccttgaggccgcgaatgccatagaaatcaatgggagtctgaaaacccagaaaggttatgttagatgctgcaagagaatgaagcttattacatatttatgtaaattaaaaagttgataacaattgtatactctttctaaatcacacagacaacaaaaaCGCATGTTCagtatttaaataatatgttaaataatatgttaaataataaatattataatcacatgtaatttcaagggacagattcatttaaaaagtagttttaatgactggtaatgtctgtctggcagcaggagtagtagatatagggataaaaattaaaataaatacattacatactatagctaacttccttttaatcaatctaatttcaccatgtttaacacatgtaatacaagtctcacTGCATTTGGCactaaatttgacgcaatacttcgcaccaaattggacgcaatactcgaactcctaaacaacccacaaactagtgaaattttccaccacttttgattgggaaatgcataatcacatgatttatgacatcagccaatctgatttaaatatacattttatactatcactaacgaatcaaatttctCGATACTTGTGTCACTGATTGCTCATcaaaacttgtaagtgccatttgttacattatgtattatactttgaaagtatgtatatgtgaaattagtattaaagttaaacattgatgatgacattagaacACAGTATAAtagttttgacaatgattttaaaaatcgattgatgtttgattcaatataatcttaacatgatagctcaaagggatagtccacctaacattataactgtcatgaatcagatatagcagaaattaaaatcacctctttactgtcatattttcagtatttttcttccttcttttgaatttaattttcattaagaaatgtcatcttatatgccagtccattttataacacctgtgtaggagtggtgtttaaaactagactgcaatcaggaagggttacacaggtgcagagagaaaactgtcccagctcttaaaatatccattgattgcaaataaatacatatgataccctgattacatgttatattcacatattatttatgttcagaataataatacatttacactatatacatatagtggtataaataaacacagatatatgaaagacaacattgtttagaacaaaataaaatttagggacatgtaaatatcttTGGAAAAGATTTcggacatagcacacacacacacatatatatatatatatatatatatatatatatatatatatatatatatttatatatatatacatacaagtatgtgcaaagatatatgtacaaattctaacattaataatcatttaaaaaaaagaaaaaaacatgagatagtcatatcatgatttctagaaatacaaatacacattaatttatgtgaaaatatcatatatcagatttttggtataacaaataaataaaacaattaaatattattgtttgttcaggtataaatcttaatctagctatttcttggacattaacagatgaaaaataaaagattagctttagagaaatgtgcttgttcatggacagtaataatatggtataaataaagtttgaaaaaacagaatatccacaacatcgatgactcttatttataaacagtccgatgctcattgctccATACTTgacgcatgtttttgacagactttttaataaataaggacatCGTATGTGGATTTGTGACAGCGATGTCTAGCCATGTCTGGTGagtgtattgactccagcgaatgcaccgagattgacgctttgataaatcggccccttaatgttgggacaggggtgggccatacagggcACAGGGTATACAGGGGGAGGAGAAAAAGAGCACTGGGCTGTGGGGCCCGGCAAATTCAaatggggcatgtcattttaa
This region includes:
- the RGS20 gene encoding regulator of G-protein signaling 20; the protein is MGSERMEMRKRQMSVHQETASATQAQQGVGNRGSNACCFCWCCCCSCSCLTVRNQEDERTRRSSNEIRGEGIPNCEESPSPTLEDVYSWGQSFDKLMTTPCGRNAFREFLRTEFSEENMLFWMACEDLKTEANKNVIEEKARLIYEDYISILSPKEVSLDSRVREVINRNMLEPTQHTFDDAQLQIYTLMHRDSYPRFMNSVIYKNLLQSLSEQTTDES